In the genome of Yersinia enterocolitica, the window CGTGGCGGCAAACTCACAGGAACAATTTCACCGCTATTCTGTGCCGCAATACAGGCATCCGCAGTAACGGCGGCAGCAAAACCATCCCAGGCAGAAGGACCGGTGAGTTTTTCAGCTAAAACGTCATTGATAAATGCTTGTAACTCAACATCATAAGCATCAATAAAGCGGTCTTTCCAATCGGTCAGTATTTCATGCGATAGCCGTGCCTGGCTGCGCATCAGCACGGATGAGGGTTCTGGTAATTTTGCAATACCGGTATCACCTACCACTTCACATTGAATATCATAGCCATATTGACAGTTCACAAAGATTTCAACATCTATACGCGTTCCTTTCGCCGTTTCAAATAACACCACCTGCGGGTCTTTCAGATGCGCTTTAGCGTGTTTGGCTTTACGTGGGAAAACAACCTGAACGGAGACATAATCATCATCCAGCAGCCAGCGCAGTACATCAATCTCATGGATCAATGTGTCAGTAATAGCCATATTGGTGGTGTAATTTTCGCCGACTCTCGGGTTACGGTGAGCACAATGCAGCATCAAGGGTTCACCGATTTCCCCACGAGTAATCACATCTTTCAGTGCGCGATAACCCTGATCATAAGGGCGCATAAACCCAACCTGAACCAAGCGTTTACCCTTGGCGGCTTCAGCCTCTACAATTCGCTTACACCCTTCAGCTGTCACCGCCAACGGCTTTTCACAAAATACATATTTACCCGCAGCGATGGCTGCCAGAACAAACTCTTCGTGACTCGGCCCCCAAGATGTGACTAATACCGCATCCACCTCTTTTGCATTAATCACTTCATGCCCATCGGCATAGATATTCGCCTCAATACCCAGATCACGAATAACTTTAGTGGCATGCTGCTGATTGATATCCGTTACAGCAACCACACGAGCGCCCTGTAAAACTTTACTGCAACGACGAATATGATCCTGGCCGATAGCACCTGTTCCGATGACACCAATATTTAACGACATATTATTTTCCTCATGAAGTTTCGGTTTGCAGGTGATACCTGCTCGTTTTACGACTTCACATCCAGCTCAACTTGCAAGTTGCAGGTGCGTTGGCAGCCCTCATGACTCGGCACATCCCTGTACCGCCATTTTGTGTGTTGAAAGCTATTGGGTATAACGCATTGATTGCCTGCTTAATTAGCCTTAGTAATCACGGGCTTTGGCGATATTTTTTTCCAGCTCACGAACCACTGCATCGGTTCGTTCACTTTCAGAAACCTGAGCAACCCCTACCCGCCACCAACTCAGGTATTTATGTACCATGGTCTTTGGCAGCACTTTTATGTCAATCAAGGTAGAAATTGCCTGCGAATGGGCATCGGTTAATGCATCGATCAGCTGTTGCTCGGTAGAAACACGATATGTTTTACAGCCATAGGCGGCAGCCAGCATGGCAAAATCAACCGGAACAAGACCGCCATCTAATTGGCCTGTGTCCTCATTACGAAAGCGGAATTCTGTGGCATAGCTGTCCATGCCATGTTCCATTTGCAGGTTGTTGATGCAGCCATTCGTCATGTTATCGAACAGCACAACGTTAATTTTTTTACGCTCTTGAATAGAGGTAACCAGTTCGGAATGCAGCATCATAAATGCGCCGTCCCCAACCAATGAGTAGACCTCCCTGTCTGGTTCAGCTAACTTCACACCCAGTGCGGCACCCACCTCATAACCCATGCACGAATAACCGTATTCGACGTGATAGTCGTTACTCCCTTTGGTACGCCACACCCGCTGTAAATCGCCGGGCAAACTACCCGCAGCCGCAACAATGATGGCATCAGGAGGTAATGTGTTATTCAGTACTCCCAGCACTTGGCTTTGCGTCAAGAAAGAGCCGGTTTTATTGATAAATTCAGCAAAAACCTGTTCACGGTCCAAATGGTCATTAATTTCAGGAACGAAATCGTCGGCGCGGTATTGCACTTGATAAACCCGCCGCGTTTCAGCTAATTGTTCCGCGCGCATGCGAGCAATTTCATCCCCCCATCCGGCTTGATAACCGGTAGTGCCAAGCTGTTGATGCAATGCTGATAATGCCTCACGCGCATCAGCCAACAATTGCAAACCATCCAATTTGCCGGCATCAAAGGCACTGACATTAATATTCAGGAATGAAACGTCTGGATTCTGGAATAACCATTTAGAGGACGTGGTGAAATCGCTATAGCGAGTGCCAACGCCGATCACCAGATCCGCCTGTTTTGCTAATGTGTTAGCAGCCAGGCAGCCGGTTTCACCAATACCACCAAGATTTAATTCATGTTCTGAGCTGATAGTGCCTTTACCGGCTTGCGTTTCTACCCACGGCAAACCAAAACATTCAGCAAATCGTTGCAATGCCTGGCCGGCTTGTGAGTATTTCACCCCTCCCCCACATACCAAAATGGGCTTACGTTTGGCGGTCAGTAACGCAATGGCATCAGCCAGCATAGCGGCACTGGCAGGGCGTCTGTCAAGGCGATGAACTCGCTTGTGGAAGAAATAGTCAGGATAGTCATAGGCTTCAGCCTGCACATCTTGTGGCAAGCTCAGTGTCACAGCCCCCGTTTCTGCCGGATCAGTCAGAACCCGCATCGCATTAATACAGGCGCTCATCAGTTGCTCTGGCCGCGTAATGCGATCCCAGTATTTACTAACCGGTTTGAATGCATCATTAGTGCTGATGCTAAGGTCATGAGATTGTTCTATTTGTTGTAACACTGGGTCCGGTTGGCGGGATGCAAATACGTCGCCTGGGAGCAATAGTAGGGGAATACGATTGGCCGTTGCCGTTGCAGCGGCGGTAATCATATTAGCGCTGCCCGGCCCGACGGATGAGGTGCAGGCATAAATTTGCTGGCGCAGTTTTTGTTTGGCAAAACCGGTAGCGGCATGGGCCATCCCTTGCTCATTCCGCCCCTGATGAACCACTAAATCGCCACAGTTTTGTTCCAACGCCTGCCCCATTCCCAGCACATTACCGTGGCCAAAAATAGCAAAAATCCCTTTGATAAATTTGATTTCCTGACCATCAACTTGCAGGTATTGGTTGTCCAAAAACCGGACTAATGCCTGTGCAGTGGTTAGCCGAATCTTATTCATTTACCCATCCTTTGCTCTGTTGCGCTACATCATGGTGACCAAGTGACGTTCAGCCCCTGAAGATACATATGCCGGAGAGAAGCAGCAGACTTGTTAGCTTTCGCCTGGCTGACGACAGTAAGGTGAAACATAGCAGGGATTATAAACAAATATTTTTTTCATAAAATAAAATTACAGAAGAAACATTTCATTCTGCGATGAAGATCAAATATTCTCAGAAACACTGAAATAACGCGCCCCCCTCTTACCATGCAATCGACCGTTCATTTCCAATCGTCAATAAAAACGCATAATTAATTGATATTAATATACTATTTTGATTTTAACTCTTCTTTATTGCACCTCGAAAACACTGCCAATAACCGGCCTAAGCTTTTGGTGTAAGTCCCATTTTCAGACCTGATATGAGGCTTTTATCTTCGTCACACAACCGGGGAATAAATTTCATTTAATCTTGAACTTGAAATTTTTATTCCTCATACTGGTTTTAGAAATGTCATTACAGGTTTATTTCATCGGTCACTGTCGGGGCTTGGTTTAATACAGAAGGAAATGGGGATGGGTACACAACACAAAGTACTGGATGTCATATGTATCGGTCGTATTGCCGTCGATTTTTATGGGCAGCAGATTGGTGCCCGGCTGGAAGATACCAGTACATTTGCCAAATATTTAGGCGGGTCATCAGGTAATGTTGCTTATGGCACGGCAATTCAGGGCTTGAAGTCAGGCATGCTGGCACGTGTTGGCGATGAACATATGGGCCGTTTCCTACGCGAGGAA includes:
- a CDS encoding gfo/Idh/MocA family oxidoreductase, with product MSLNIGVIGTGAIGQDHIRRCSKVLQGARVVAVTDINQQHATKVIRDLGIEANIYADGHEVINAKEVDAVLVTSWGPSHEEFVLAAIAAGKYVFCEKPLAVTAEGCKRIVEAEAAKGKRLVQVGFMRPYDQGYRALKDVITRGEIGEPLMLHCAHRNPRVGENYTTNMAITDTLIHEIDVLRWLLDDDYVSVQVVFPRKAKHAKAHLKDPQVVLFETAKGTRIDVEIFVNCQYGYDIQCEVVGDTGIAKLPEPSSVLMRSQARLSHEILTDWKDRFIDAYDVELQAFINDVLAEKLTGPSAWDGFAAAVTADACIAAQNSGEIVPVSLPPRPDFYNK
- the iolD gene encoding 3D-(3,5/4)-trihydroxycyclohexane-1,2-dione acylhydrolase (decyclizing); the encoded protein is MNKIRLTTAQALVRFLDNQYLQVDGQEIKFIKGIFAIFGHGNVLGMGQALEQNCGDLVVHQGRNEQGMAHAATGFAKQKLRQQIYACTSSVGPGSANMITAAATATANRIPLLLLPGDVFASRQPDPVLQQIEQSHDLSISTNDAFKPVSKYWDRITRPEQLMSACINAMRVLTDPAETGAVTLSLPQDVQAEAYDYPDYFFHKRVHRLDRRPASAAMLADAIALLTAKRKPILVCGGGVKYSQAGQALQRFAECFGLPWVETQAGKGTISSEHELNLGGIGETGCLAANTLAKQADLVIGVGTRYSDFTTSSKWLFQNPDVSFLNINVSAFDAGKLDGLQLLADAREALSALHQQLGTTGYQAGWGDEIARMRAEQLAETRRVYQVQYRADDFVPEINDHLDREQVFAEFINKTGSFLTQSQVLGVLNNTLPPDAIIVAAAGSLPGDLQRVWRTKGSNDYHVEYGYSCMGYEVGAALGVKLAEPDREVYSLVGDGAFMMLHSELVTSIQERKKINVVLFDNMTNGCINNLQMEHGMDSYATEFRFRNEDTGQLDGGLVPVDFAMLAAAYGCKTYRVSTEQQLIDALTDAHSQAISTLIDIKVLPKTMVHKYLSWWRVGVAQVSESERTDAVVRELEKNIAKARDY